In a genomic window of Taeniopygia guttata chromosome 11, bTaeGut7.mat, whole genome shotgun sequence:
- the NFAT5 gene encoding nuclear factor of activated T-cells 5 isoform X1: MPSDFISLLSADLDLESPKSLYSKESVYDLLPKELQLPPSRETSIASMSQTSGGEAGSPPPAVVAADASSAPSSSSMGGACSSFTTSSSPTIYSTSVTDSKAMQVESCSAAVGVSTRGVSEQQITSHTAQQHPATPKRHTVLYISPPPEDLLDNSRMSCQDEGCGLESEQSCSMWMEDSPSNFSNMSTSSYNDNTEVPRKSRKRNPKQRPGIKRRDCEESNMDIFDADSAKAPHYVLSQLSTDSKSNSKAGNGASENQKGAGGKKTPMLCGQYPTKSEGKELKIMVQPETQHRARYLTEGSRGSVKDRTQQGFPTVKLEGHNEPVVLQVFVGNDSGRVKPHGFYQACRVTGRNTTPCKEVDIEGTTVIEVGLDPSNNMTLAVDCVGILKLRNADVEARIGIAGSKKKSTRARLVFRVNITRKDGSTLTLQTPSSPILCTQPAGVPEILKKSLHSCSVKGEEEVFLIGKNFLKGTKVIFQENVSDENSWKAEAEIDMELFHQNHLIVKVPPYHDQQITSAVSVGIYVVTNAGRSHDVQPFTYTPEPAGTLNVNVKKEISSPAQHCSFEEAIKAVKATGCNLEKVNILPSALITPLMPSSMIKNEDVAPMEASNVVGPTQQTLENSMSGISTSASHLPSESENQQQMQPKVYNPEPLSTIQTQDISQPGSFSAVSAPGQLQNSDALLQQAAQFQTRDSQPREVLQSDGTVVTLSQLTDASQQQQPTLSEPAQALQQQISSSIFSSASGVSQLQNTIQQLQAGNFPTNTATGSNRNVDLVQQVLEAQQQLSSVLFSGSDSSEDVQDQLNADIFQQVSQIQNSVNPGMFSSSDTAVHSRPENLLPGRAENVHSQPEGALSNQQQQQQQQQAMETSAAMVMGMQQNMCQAATQMQSDLFSSSTAGNGALQQSPVYQQASHMMGGLSAGEDMQMQCELFSSSPGVSGGEAAAPAQQPVSSSGAAMFQPSSAAEGEEASGQGKQMQSSVFQTMVQMQHSGESQSQVNLFSSTKTMMSVQASGTQQQGGGLFQQGGEMMSIQSGSFIQQSPHSQAQLFHSQNTIGDTQNISQETQGSLFHSSNSIVHNQTNTNSSDQLQPPMFHSQNAMGVLQSSSVPQDQQSANMFLSQSSMSNPATQEEQMSFFTSPNPISPLQTATNTEQQTSFQQQTQISHIQGSMLPQEQPQTQPAQQGLFQSQVSLGSIQSSSIPQNQQGAIFQPQHSIVAIQSSPPSQEQQQQQQQNMMFSNQNAMSTMAPQKQNMIFNPNQNPVTNQEQQGQSIFHPQSNIASMNQEQQPMQFQSQTTVSSLQNPGSNQAEAQQPTIFHNSPQIQLVQGSPSSQEQQVTLFISSASMSALQNSMSQPELQQSPMYSSQSSMAGMPGTASPPQQQAPLFHNTAGGAINQLQNSPASSQQTSGIFLFGIQNNCGQLLPAGPAALPEELMAMGQPGQPQAEAQPPVPALLSQQLPETPPLPSAMATNQNMEKIDDLLVSLQNQGNNMAGSF, from the exons AATCTGTCTATGACCTTCTCCCAAAGGAGCTGCAGTTACCACCTTCCAGAGAAACATCCATAGCATCCATGAGCCAAACAAGCGGTGGTGAGGCCGGTTCGCCGCCTCCAGCTGTAGTTGCTGCTG ATGCTTCTTCagctccctcctcttcctccatgGGCGGTGCTTGCAGCTCCTTTACCACCTCTTCCAGCCCTACCATTTACTCTACCTCAGTCACCGACAGCAAGGCTATGCAAGTGGAGAGCTGCTCCGCGGCCGTGGGGGTAAGTACCCGAGGGGTAAGTGAGCAGCAGATAACCAGtcacacagcccagcagcacccGGCCACGCCGAAGCGCCACACTGTCCTCTACATCTCGCCACCGCCCGAGGACCTGCTGGACAACAGCCGGATGTCCTGCCAGGATGAGGGCTGTGGATTGGAGTCAGAACAGAGCTGCAGTATGTGGATGGAGGATTCACCCTCCAACTTCAGTAACATGAGTACCAGTTCCTACAATGATAACACTGAGGTGCCACGTAAATCGCGCAAGCGCAACCCAAAGCAGAGGCCAGGGATCAAACGCCGGGATTGCGAAGAGTCCAACATGGATATCTTTGATGCCGACAGTGCCAAAGCGCCTCACTATGTCCTTTCTCAGCTCAGCACGGACAGCAAAAGCAACTCAAAAGCAGGAAATGG AGCATCAGAGAACCAGAAGGGAGCTGGAGGGAAGAAGACCCCAATGTTGTGTGGTCAGTACCCGACCAAGAGTGAGGGGAAGGAGCTGAAGATCATGGTGCAGCCGGAGACCCAGCACAGGGCTCGGTACCTGACCGAGGGCAGCCGGGGCTCCGTCAAGGACCGGACGCAGCAGGGCTTCCCCACCGTGAAG CTGGAAGGCCACAACGAGCCCGTGGTGCTGCAGGTGTTCGTGGGCAACGACTCCGGGCGCGTGAAACCCCACGGGTTCTACCAGGCCTGCAGGGTGACGGGCAGGAACACCACGCCCTGCAAGGAGGTGGACATCGAGGGCACCACTGTCATCGAGGTGGGGCTGGACCCGAGCAACAACATGACGCTGGC GGTTGATTGTGTGGGAATCCTGAAGCTGAGGAATGCTGATGTGGAAGCCAGGATAGGGATTGCCGGCTCCAAGAAGAAAAGCACCCGCGCTCGGCTCGTCTTTCGCGTCAACATCACGCGCAAGGACGGCTCCACCCTGACCCTGCAGACGCCTTCTTCCCCAATTCTGTGCA CTCAGCCAGCGGGAGTCCCAGAGATCCTAAAGAAAAGTCTCCACAGCTGTTCAGTGAAGGGTGAAGAGGAAGTTTTTCTGATTGGCAAGAACTTCCTAAAGGGAACAAAAGTGATTTTCCAAGAGAATGTTTCCG atGAGAATTCGTGGAAGGCAGAAGCTGAAATTGACATGGAATTATTTCATCAG AATCACCTTATTGTGAAGGTGCCACCATATCACGACCAGCAAATCACCTCAGCTGTCTCTGTGGGAATATACGTGGTGACCAACGCTGGGAGATCTCACGACGTGCAGCCCTTCACCTACACTCCAGAGCCAG CTGGGACTCTGAATGTTAATGTGAAGAAGGAAatctccagcccagcccaacaTTGTTCTTTTGAAGAGGCTATAAAAG cagtgaaggccACGGGCTGTAACCTGGAGAAGGTGAACATTCTTCCTAGTGCCTTGATAACTCCACTCATGCCAAGCAGTATGATCAAGAACGAAGATGTGGCTCCAATGGAA GCTTCAAATGTGGTTGGACCAACTCAGCAAACATTGGAAAACAGCATGTCTGGCATATCAACTTCTGCTTCCCATTTACCTTCTGAAAGTGAAAACCAGCAGCAAATGCAGCCCAAGGTGTACAACCCAGAGCCCCTGAGCACGATCCAGACGCAGGAcatttcccagcctggcagcttcTCCGCAGTGTCCGCCCCGGGCCAGCTGCAGAACAGCgatgccctgctgcagcaggctgCACAGTTCCAGACGAGGgattcccagcccagggaggtgctgcagTCGGATGGCACGGTGGTGACACTGTCACAGCTGACTGATGCctcgcagcagcagcagccgaCGCTCTCGGAGCCGgcccaggccctgcagcagcagatttCCTCCAGCATCTTCTCGTCGGCCAGCGGCGTGAGTCAGCTGCAGAACAccatccagcagctccaggctgggaacTTCCCCACCAACACCGCCACGGGCAGCAACAGGAACGTTGACTTGGTGCAGCAGGTGCTggaagctcagcagcagctatcTTCCGTTTTGTTTTCGGGCTCAGACAGCAGCGAGGATGTCCAGGATCAGCTGAACGCAGATATCTTTCAGCAGGTCAGCCAGATACAGAACAGCGTGAATCCCGGGATGTTCTCCTCCTCGGACACAGCTGTCCATTCCAGACCGGAGAACCTGTTGCCTGGACGAGCTGAGAACGTTCACTCCCAGCCCGAAGGTGCCCTGTccaaccagcagcagcagcagcagcagcagcaggccaTGGAGACGTCGGCGGCCATGGTGATGGGCATGCAGCAGAACATGTGCCAGGCGGCCACGCAGATGCAGTCGGACCTGTTCTCCTCCAGCACGGCGGGGAACGGGGCCCTGCAGCAGTCCCCGGTGTACCAGCAGGCGTCTCACATGATGGGTGGCCTGTCGGCCGGTGAGGACATGCAGATGCAGTGTGAGCTGTTCTCCTCGTCCCCGGGGGTGTCCGGCGGCGAGGCGGCCGCCCCCGCGCAGCAGCCGGTCTCCAGCAGCGGCGCTGCCATGTTCCAGCCCTCCAGCGCTGCAGAGGGAGAAGAGGCCTCGGGCCAGGGCAAACAGATGCAGAGCTCCGTGTTTCAGACCATGGTTCAGATGCAGCACAGTGGGGAAAGTCAGTCCCAGGTTAATCTCTTCTCATCTACCAAGACCATGATGAGTGTCCAGGCCAGTGGTACTCAGCAGCAGGGCGGGGGTCTGTTCCAGCAAGGTGGAGAAATGATGTCAATTCAGTCAGGAAGCTTCATCCAGCAGTCTCCACACTCACAAGCTCAGCTTTTCCACTCTCAGAACACTATTGGTGACACTCAGAATATATCCCAGGAAACACAAGGATCCCTTTTCCATAGCTCAAATTCCATTGTCCACAACCAGACCAACACTAATTCCTCTGACCAACTGCAGCCCCCGATGTTCCACTCACAGAATGCCATGGGTGTCTTGCAGAGCTCCTCGGTGCCTCAAGACCAGCAGTCTGCCAACATGTTCCTTTCCCAGAGTTCCATGAGCAACCCTGCCACTCAGGAAGAGCAGATGTCATTCTTTACAAGCCCAAATCCCATTTCTCCTCTTCAGACAGCAACAAACACTGAACAGCAGACTTCTTTCCAGCAGCAGACACAGATCTCTCATATCCAGGGCTCCATgcttccccaggagcagccgCAGACTCAGCCAGCTCAGCAGGGTTTGTTTCAGTCCCAGGTGTCGTTGGGCTCCATCCAGtccagctccatccctcagAACCAGCAAGGAGCCATCTTCCAGCCTCAGCATTCGATTGTTGCTATCCAGAGCAGCCCTCCatctcaggagcagcagcagcagcagcagcagaacatgATGTTCAGCAATCAAAATGCAATGAGTACAATGGCCCCCCAAAAGCAGAATATGATTTTCAATCCAAACCAAAACCCGGTTACCAATCAGGAGCAACAAGGCCAGTCCATTTTTCATCCACAGTCCAACATTGCCTCGATGaatcaggagcagcagcccatgCAATTCCAGAGTCAGACCACAGTGTCTTCTCTCCAGAATCCTGGCTCCAACCAGGCTGAAGCACAGCAGCCAACCATCTTCCATAACTCACCCCAGATTCAGCTGGTCCAAGGGTCCCCAAGTTCTCAAGAGCAGCAAGTCACCCTCTTCATCTCCTCAGCTTCCATGTCTGCCCTGCAGAACAGCATGAGCCAGCCGGAGCTGCAGCAGTCCCCCATGTACTCCTCCCAGAGCAGCATGGCAGGAATGCCAGGCACCGCTtctcctccccagcagcaggctCCTCTGTTCCACAACACGGCGGGAGGTGCCATCAACCAGCTGCAGAATTCCCCTGCCTCGTCCCAGCAGACCTCGGGAATATTCCTGTTCGGCATCCAGAACA acTGCGGCCAGCTGCTgcccgcggggccggcggcgctGCCGGAGGAGCTGATGGCCATGGGGCAGCCCGGGCAGCCCCAGGCCGAGGCGCAGCCCCCGGTGCCGGCgctcctgtcccagcagctccccgAGACCCCGCCGCTGCCCTCCGCCATGGCCACCAACCAGAACATGGAGAAGATAGATGACCTGCTCGTGTCCTTGCAGAACCAGGGGAACAACATGGCTGGCTCATTTTAA
- the NFAT5 gene encoding nuclear factor of activated T-cells 5 isoform X2: MPSDFISLLSADLDLESPKSLYSKESVYDLLPKELQLPPSRETSIASMSQTSGGEAGSPPPAVVAADASSAPSSSSMGGACSSFTTSSSPTIYSTSVTDSKAMQVESCSAAVGVSTRGVSEQQITSHTAQQHPATPKRHTVLYISPPPEDLLDNSRMSCQDEGCGLESEQSCSMWMEDSPSNFSNMSTSSYNDNTEVPRKSRKRNPKQRPGIKRRDCEESNMDIFDADSAKAPHYVLSQLSTDSKSNSKAGNGASENQKGAGGKKTPMLCGQYPTKSEGKELKIMVQPETQHRARYLTEGSRGSVKDRTQQGFPTVKLEGHNEPVVLQVFVGNDSGRVKPHGFYQACRVTGRNTTPCKEVDIEGTTVIEVGLDPSNNMTLAVDCVGILKLRNADVEARIGIAGSKKKSTRARLVFRVNITRKDGSTLTLQTPSSPILCTQPAGVPEILKKSLHSCSVKGEEEVFLIGKNFLKGTKVIFQENVSDENSWKAEAEIDMELFHQNHLIVKVPPYHDQQITSAVSVGIYVVTNAGRSHDVQPFTYTPEPAGTLNVNVKKEISSPAQHCSFEEAIKVKATGCNLEKVNILPSALITPLMPSSMIKNEDVAPMEASNVVGPTQQTLENSMSGISTSASHLPSESENQQQMQPKVYNPEPLSTIQTQDISQPGSFSAVSAPGQLQNSDALLQQAAQFQTRDSQPREVLQSDGTVVTLSQLTDASQQQQPTLSEPAQALQQQISSSIFSSASGVSQLQNTIQQLQAGNFPTNTATGSNRNVDLVQQVLEAQQQLSSVLFSGSDSSEDVQDQLNADIFQQVSQIQNSVNPGMFSSSDTAVHSRPENLLPGRAENVHSQPEGALSNQQQQQQQQQAMETSAAMVMGMQQNMCQAATQMQSDLFSSSTAGNGALQQSPVYQQASHMMGGLSAGEDMQMQCELFSSSPGVSGGEAAAPAQQPVSSSGAAMFQPSSAAEGEEASGQGKQMQSSVFQTMVQMQHSGESQSQVNLFSSTKTMMSVQASGTQQQGGGLFQQGGEMMSIQSGSFIQQSPHSQAQLFHSQNTIGDTQNISQETQGSLFHSSNSIVHNQTNTNSSDQLQPPMFHSQNAMGVLQSSSVPQDQQSANMFLSQSSMSNPATQEEQMSFFTSPNPISPLQTATNTEQQTSFQQQTQISHIQGSMLPQEQPQTQPAQQGLFQSQVSLGSIQSSSIPQNQQGAIFQPQHSIVAIQSSPPSQEQQQQQQQNMMFSNQNAMSTMAPQKQNMIFNPNQNPVTNQEQQGQSIFHPQSNIASMNQEQQPMQFQSQTTVSSLQNPGSNQAEAQQPTIFHNSPQIQLVQGSPSSQEQQVTLFISSASMSALQNSMSQPELQQSPMYSSQSSMAGMPGTASPPQQQAPLFHNTAGGAINQLQNSPASSQQTSGIFLFGIQNNCGQLLPAGPAALPEELMAMGQPGQPQAEAQPPVPALLSQQLPETPPLPSAMATNQNMEKIDDLLVSLQNQGNNMAGSF; the protein is encoded by the exons AATCTGTCTATGACCTTCTCCCAAAGGAGCTGCAGTTACCACCTTCCAGAGAAACATCCATAGCATCCATGAGCCAAACAAGCGGTGGTGAGGCCGGTTCGCCGCCTCCAGCTGTAGTTGCTGCTG ATGCTTCTTCagctccctcctcttcctccatgGGCGGTGCTTGCAGCTCCTTTACCACCTCTTCCAGCCCTACCATTTACTCTACCTCAGTCACCGACAGCAAGGCTATGCAAGTGGAGAGCTGCTCCGCGGCCGTGGGGGTAAGTACCCGAGGGGTAAGTGAGCAGCAGATAACCAGtcacacagcccagcagcacccGGCCACGCCGAAGCGCCACACTGTCCTCTACATCTCGCCACCGCCCGAGGACCTGCTGGACAACAGCCGGATGTCCTGCCAGGATGAGGGCTGTGGATTGGAGTCAGAACAGAGCTGCAGTATGTGGATGGAGGATTCACCCTCCAACTTCAGTAACATGAGTACCAGTTCCTACAATGATAACACTGAGGTGCCACGTAAATCGCGCAAGCGCAACCCAAAGCAGAGGCCAGGGATCAAACGCCGGGATTGCGAAGAGTCCAACATGGATATCTTTGATGCCGACAGTGCCAAAGCGCCTCACTATGTCCTTTCTCAGCTCAGCACGGACAGCAAAAGCAACTCAAAAGCAGGAAATGG AGCATCAGAGAACCAGAAGGGAGCTGGAGGGAAGAAGACCCCAATGTTGTGTGGTCAGTACCCGACCAAGAGTGAGGGGAAGGAGCTGAAGATCATGGTGCAGCCGGAGACCCAGCACAGGGCTCGGTACCTGACCGAGGGCAGCCGGGGCTCCGTCAAGGACCGGACGCAGCAGGGCTTCCCCACCGTGAAG CTGGAAGGCCACAACGAGCCCGTGGTGCTGCAGGTGTTCGTGGGCAACGACTCCGGGCGCGTGAAACCCCACGGGTTCTACCAGGCCTGCAGGGTGACGGGCAGGAACACCACGCCCTGCAAGGAGGTGGACATCGAGGGCACCACTGTCATCGAGGTGGGGCTGGACCCGAGCAACAACATGACGCTGGC GGTTGATTGTGTGGGAATCCTGAAGCTGAGGAATGCTGATGTGGAAGCCAGGATAGGGATTGCCGGCTCCAAGAAGAAAAGCACCCGCGCTCGGCTCGTCTTTCGCGTCAACATCACGCGCAAGGACGGCTCCACCCTGACCCTGCAGACGCCTTCTTCCCCAATTCTGTGCA CTCAGCCAGCGGGAGTCCCAGAGATCCTAAAGAAAAGTCTCCACAGCTGTTCAGTGAAGGGTGAAGAGGAAGTTTTTCTGATTGGCAAGAACTTCCTAAAGGGAACAAAAGTGATTTTCCAAGAGAATGTTTCCG atGAGAATTCGTGGAAGGCAGAAGCTGAAATTGACATGGAATTATTTCATCAG AATCACCTTATTGTGAAGGTGCCACCATATCACGACCAGCAAATCACCTCAGCTGTCTCTGTGGGAATATACGTGGTGACCAACGCTGGGAGATCTCACGACGTGCAGCCCTTCACCTACACTCCAGAGCCAG CTGGGACTCTGAATGTTAATGTGAAGAAGGAAatctccagcccagcccaacaTTGTTCTTTTGAAGAGGCTATAAAAG tgaaggccACGGGCTGTAACCTGGAGAAGGTGAACATTCTTCCTAGTGCCTTGATAACTCCACTCATGCCAAGCAGTATGATCAAGAACGAAGATGTGGCTCCAATGGAA GCTTCAAATGTGGTTGGACCAACTCAGCAAACATTGGAAAACAGCATGTCTGGCATATCAACTTCTGCTTCCCATTTACCTTCTGAAAGTGAAAACCAGCAGCAAATGCAGCCCAAGGTGTACAACCCAGAGCCCCTGAGCACGATCCAGACGCAGGAcatttcccagcctggcagcttcTCCGCAGTGTCCGCCCCGGGCCAGCTGCAGAACAGCgatgccctgctgcagcaggctgCACAGTTCCAGACGAGGgattcccagcccagggaggtgctgcagTCGGATGGCACGGTGGTGACACTGTCACAGCTGACTGATGCctcgcagcagcagcagccgaCGCTCTCGGAGCCGgcccaggccctgcagcagcagatttCCTCCAGCATCTTCTCGTCGGCCAGCGGCGTGAGTCAGCTGCAGAACAccatccagcagctccaggctgggaacTTCCCCACCAACACCGCCACGGGCAGCAACAGGAACGTTGACTTGGTGCAGCAGGTGCTggaagctcagcagcagctatcTTCCGTTTTGTTTTCGGGCTCAGACAGCAGCGAGGATGTCCAGGATCAGCTGAACGCAGATATCTTTCAGCAGGTCAGCCAGATACAGAACAGCGTGAATCCCGGGATGTTCTCCTCCTCGGACACAGCTGTCCATTCCAGACCGGAGAACCTGTTGCCTGGACGAGCTGAGAACGTTCACTCCCAGCCCGAAGGTGCCCTGTccaaccagcagcagcagcagcagcagcagcaggccaTGGAGACGTCGGCGGCCATGGTGATGGGCATGCAGCAGAACATGTGCCAGGCGGCCACGCAGATGCAGTCGGACCTGTTCTCCTCCAGCACGGCGGGGAACGGGGCCCTGCAGCAGTCCCCGGTGTACCAGCAGGCGTCTCACATGATGGGTGGCCTGTCGGCCGGTGAGGACATGCAGATGCAGTGTGAGCTGTTCTCCTCGTCCCCGGGGGTGTCCGGCGGCGAGGCGGCCGCCCCCGCGCAGCAGCCGGTCTCCAGCAGCGGCGCTGCCATGTTCCAGCCCTCCAGCGCTGCAGAGGGAGAAGAGGCCTCGGGCCAGGGCAAACAGATGCAGAGCTCCGTGTTTCAGACCATGGTTCAGATGCAGCACAGTGGGGAAAGTCAGTCCCAGGTTAATCTCTTCTCATCTACCAAGACCATGATGAGTGTCCAGGCCAGTGGTACTCAGCAGCAGGGCGGGGGTCTGTTCCAGCAAGGTGGAGAAATGATGTCAATTCAGTCAGGAAGCTTCATCCAGCAGTCTCCACACTCACAAGCTCAGCTTTTCCACTCTCAGAACACTATTGGTGACACTCAGAATATATCCCAGGAAACACAAGGATCCCTTTTCCATAGCTCAAATTCCATTGTCCACAACCAGACCAACACTAATTCCTCTGACCAACTGCAGCCCCCGATGTTCCACTCACAGAATGCCATGGGTGTCTTGCAGAGCTCCTCGGTGCCTCAAGACCAGCAGTCTGCCAACATGTTCCTTTCCCAGAGTTCCATGAGCAACCCTGCCACTCAGGAAGAGCAGATGTCATTCTTTACAAGCCCAAATCCCATTTCTCCTCTTCAGACAGCAACAAACACTGAACAGCAGACTTCTTTCCAGCAGCAGACACAGATCTCTCATATCCAGGGCTCCATgcttccccaggagcagccgCAGACTCAGCCAGCTCAGCAGGGTTTGTTTCAGTCCCAGGTGTCGTTGGGCTCCATCCAGtccagctccatccctcagAACCAGCAAGGAGCCATCTTCCAGCCTCAGCATTCGATTGTTGCTATCCAGAGCAGCCCTCCatctcaggagcagcagcagcagcagcagcagaacatgATGTTCAGCAATCAAAATGCAATGAGTACAATGGCCCCCCAAAAGCAGAATATGATTTTCAATCCAAACCAAAACCCGGTTACCAATCAGGAGCAACAAGGCCAGTCCATTTTTCATCCACAGTCCAACATTGCCTCGATGaatcaggagcagcagcccatgCAATTCCAGAGTCAGACCACAGTGTCTTCTCTCCAGAATCCTGGCTCCAACCAGGCTGAAGCACAGCAGCCAACCATCTTCCATAACTCACCCCAGATTCAGCTGGTCCAAGGGTCCCCAAGTTCTCAAGAGCAGCAAGTCACCCTCTTCATCTCCTCAGCTTCCATGTCTGCCCTGCAGAACAGCATGAGCCAGCCGGAGCTGCAGCAGTCCCCCATGTACTCCTCCCAGAGCAGCATGGCAGGAATGCCAGGCACCGCTtctcctccccagcagcaggctCCTCTGTTCCACAACACGGCGGGAGGTGCCATCAACCAGCTGCAGAATTCCCCTGCCTCGTCCCAGCAGACCTCGGGAATATTCCTGTTCGGCATCCAGAACA acTGCGGCCAGCTGCTgcccgcggggccggcggcgctGCCGGAGGAGCTGATGGCCATGGGGCAGCCCGGGCAGCCCCAGGCCGAGGCGCAGCCCCCGGTGCCGGCgctcctgtcccagcagctccccgAGACCCCGCCGCTGCCCTCCGCCATGGCCACCAACCAGAACATGGAGAAGATAGATGACCTGCTCGTGTCCTTGCAGAACCAGGGGAACAACATGGCTGGCTCATTTTAA